One genomic segment of Vibrio fluvialis includes these proteins:
- a CDS encoding EAL domain-containing protein: MSEGFRLADLLSQGQFQYLRVSRELIERSHERGEYYQVIKLLVRLCHRLNVEVIAEGIETPDEARLLSYLGVDYMQGYLFAKPVDYGDLQEAEKQLETILRQLHADGLTDSSDADEEAITLLNIASKSLPRLDPGEPLILANEYLKPDAINVIPVINKGECVGLVDKAQLNLHLTPAMGTEHETMKEAGIWNKPVASMMNTQLTIMDAQALLTDVLPLLKESALSLPIVLVTDNRYKGLVTETDITHYLLKRLKL; this comes from the coding sequence TTGTCCGAGGGATTCCGACTGGCTGACTTATTGAGCCAGGGGCAATTTCAGTACCTCAGAGTCAGCCGCGAGCTGATTGAACGCAGCCATGAGCGGGGGGAATACTACCAGGTCATTAAGCTGTTGGTCAGACTATGCCACCGCCTGAACGTTGAGGTGATTGCTGAAGGTATCGAAACGCCGGACGAAGCCCGTTTGCTGTCTTACCTGGGGGTGGACTATATGCAAGGGTACCTGTTTGCTAAGCCGGTTGATTATGGCGACCTGCAGGAGGCAGAGAAACAGCTTGAGACAATACTTCGACAACTGCATGCCGATGGCCTGACGGATAGCTCGGATGCGGATGAAGAAGCCATCACCTTACTCAATATTGCCAGCAAAAGCCTGCCTCGTTTAGACCCCGGTGAGCCGCTCATCCTGGCTAACGAATACTTAAAACCCGACGCCATTAATGTGATCCCCGTTATCAACAAAGGGGAATGTGTCGGATTGGTGGACAAAGCTCAGCTCAATCTTCATCTGACTCCGGCCATGGGAACTGAACATGAAACCATGAAAGAAGCGGGCATCTGGAATAAGCCGGTCGCCAGTATGATGAACACGCAGTTGACCATCATGGACGCACAGGCACTGCTTACAGATGTGCTCCCGTTACTCAAAGAGAGCGCGCTTTCTCTGCCCATCGTCTTGGTCACCGATAATCGCTATAAAGGCTTGGTGACGGAAACGGACATTACACACTATCTCTTAAAGCGGCTAAAATTGTAG
- a CDS encoding EAL domain-containing protein yields the protein MAPVSTSTQSESSRTMGQAAFISAAESKMHTARYQNISLVLAIKPASLDPRAFDVFHKVMQTVKSAQVVGNLNQSFLLVYVCEPICISQNQARAIHFSIRHFFSEVKQADERMYRFLISGKVGVSVLGKDTHSMKRAVVHASQATLAQQAGHKSRIQFYDTDLQLTIKRYVLLEDLVRDAIEKGAIGVQYQPIIRCQDWAVAGYEALCRFNLDAALNATTTELIGLAEDLNLISELDLLTYQNAFSQCAPWLKKSGRFLNLNLSPNTQQSLSEVLECMVLLAKQEQVEPRHIVIDMNEVKSPAARSMSQRYSRSFVSGAYSLRWTTCPRDSDWLTY from the coding sequence ATGGCCCCCGTATCAACGTCAACTCAATCCGAATCGTCACGCACCATGGGCCAGGCTGCCTTTATCTCGGCGGCGGAGTCCAAAATGCACACCGCACGATATCAGAACATCTCGCTGGTGCTTGCCATCAAGCCCGCCAGTCTGGATCCCAGAGCGTTTGACGTTTTCCACAAAGTCATGCAAACCGTGAAAAGTGCTCAGGTGGTCGGGAATCTGAATCAGAGTTTCCTGTTGGTCTACGTGTGCGAACCGATATGCATTAGCCAGAACCAGGCCCGCGCGATTCATTTCAGCATTCGTCATTTCTTTTCTGAAGTGAAGCAGGCCGATGAGCGCATGTATCGGTTTTTAATTTCCGGGAAAGTCGGTGTGTCGGTGTTGGGGAAGGACACCCATTCCATGAAAAGGGCCGTCGTGCATGCCTCTCAGGCGACATTGGCTCAGCAAGCCGGACACAAAAGCCGTATTCAGTTCTACGATACCGATTTGCAACTGACGATTAAGCGTTACGTGCTGTTAGAGGACCTTGTACGAGATGCCATCGAGAAAGGCGCGATAGGCGTTCAGTATCAGCCCATCATACGTTGTCAGGACTGGGCGGTGGCAGGTTATGAGGCGCTGTGCCGTTTTAACCTGGACGCGGCGCTTAACGCAACAACCACGGAACTGATTGGGCTGGCTGAGGATTTAAATCTCATCTCAGAGTTGGATTTACTGACTTACCAGAACGCGTTTTCCCAGTGCGCGCCGTGGCTGAAAAAGTCCGGCCGTTTCCTGAATCTCAACCTTTCACCGAATACCCAACAGAGTTTGTCCGAAGTTCTGGAATGCATGGTACTGCTTGCGAAGCAGGAGCAAGTCGAGCCACGGCACATTGTCATCGACATGAATGAAGTCAAAAGCCCAGCGGCACGCTCGATGTCTCAACGCTACTCCCGGAGTTTCGTCAGCGGGGCGTACAGTTTGCGCTGGACGACTTGTCCGAGGGATTCCGACTGGCTGACTTATTGA
- a CDS encoding DUF2913 family protein gives MKHDSDYYSQLAALVCHALLHLFMEVSATPRFVPVSKRNDILVRYLKHKLNARHGHQFKKDIKAMIQLGRSSNGNLEAKLLSLHDSMTMANTTDMAKLHALLLYLNERLGVESEVFLEGQEPSPDILYMLEEQIQHGFNDHKQQVAPLSMLLQSDQAHRLESVVNEHGGFIAETKEWNADTQQLHLLLHPLRG, from the coding sequence ATGAAACACGATAGCGATTACTACTCACAACTGGCAGCGTTAGTGTGCCATGCATTGCTTCATCTTTTTATGGAAGTCTCCGCGACACCTCGGTTTGTGCCTGTCTCAAAGCGAAACGACATATTGGTTCGTTATCTCAAGCACAAGTTGAACGCGCGGCACGGTCATCAGTTCAAAAAGGACATCAAAGCCATGATTCAGTTAGGGCGCAGCTCTAACGGGAATTTAGAAGCCAAGCTTTTAAGCCTACATGACAGCATGACTATGGCGAACACGACCGATATGGCTAAGTTGCATGCTTTATTGTTGTATCTGAATGAGAGGTTGGGAGTAGAGTCCGAAGTCTTTCTTGAAGGACAAGAACCGAGTCCGGACATCCTCTATATGCTGGAAGAGCAAATCCAACACGGCTTCAACGACCACAAGCAGCAAGTGGCACCGCTGTCGATGTTGCTTCAATCGGACCAAGCGCACCGACTTGAGTCTGTGGTGAATGAACATGGTGGCTTTATTGCGGAAACCAAGGAATGGAACGCTGACACTCAGCAGCTTCATCTGTTGCTGCATCCTTTGAGAGGTTGA
- a CDS encoding LuxR C-terminal-related transcriptional regulator encodes MNYPGIQNALLFSEESLTSTMLKETLGRNLPLSVELQRFSQLSIEKSTCAKYIFIDFAHITDEFENNYYNIKYQIGLHAKEILINCPRDISVAYLFKWPNLYGVFYADDYIDKILQGTHKIMQGEMWLSRQLSQDYILHFRSNIPVLSSRMLGAVLTKREHEVVKLLVKGQTNPEIAEHFGVSLNTVKSHLHNLFKKINAKNRVQAVIWAKDSLGLDAKPNDIKAE; translated from the coding sequence ATGAACTATCCAGGCATCCAGAACGCCCTGCTTTTTTCAGAAGAAAGCCTTACGTCGACCATGCTCAAAGAAACTCTGGGGCGAAACCTTCCTTTGTCGGTTGAATTACAACGTTTCAGCCAGTTGAGCATCGAGAAAAGTACCTGCGCAAAATACATTTTTATTGATTTTGCCCACATTACGGATGAGTTCGAGAACAACTACTACAACATCAAATATCAGATAGGCTTACACGCCAAAGAAATACTGATTAACTGCCCGAGAGACATCAGCGTGGCGTACTTATTCAAGTGGCCCAATTTGTATGGGGTGTTTTATGCCGATGACTATATTGACAAGATTTTGCAAGGCACCCATAAAATCATGCAAGGTGAAATGTGGCTGTCCAGGCAACTCTCTCAGGACTATATCCTACATTTTCGCAGCAATATCCCTGTGCTCTCCAGCCGAATGCTAGGTGCCGTGCTGACCAAACGTGAGCATGAGGTCGTTAAATTATTAGTGAAAGGACAAACGAACCCTGAAATCGCTGAGCATTTTGGCGTAAGTCTGAATACCGTAAAATCCCATCTGCATAATCTCTTCAAAAAAATCAACGCGAAGAACCGGGTTCAGGCCGTCATTTGGGCAAAAGATAGCCTGGGTTTAGACGCAAAACCAAACGACATAAAAGCCGAATAA
- the narI gene encoding respiratory nitrate reductase subunit gamma — MSFLNGFFFNIYPYIAGSVFLIGSWIRYDYGQYTWRAGSSQILDNTNMRLASGLFHVGIIGIFLGHFFGMLTPHWVYESFLSLAAKQLIAMIAGGIFGIMTIVGGAMLLRRRLTNVRVRATSSFADILILTLLVIQACLGVLTIPFSAQHLDGSEMMKLVGWAQDVVTFQSGAASNLDGVSFIFRIHMILGMTIFLIFPFCRLVHIWSVPFEYISRRYQIVRSRR, encoded by the coding sequence ATGAGTTTTTTAAATGGTTTCTTTTTTAATATCTATCCCTACATCGCTGGTTCCGTATTCTTGATCGGTAGTTGGATAAGGTATGACTATGGCCAATACACCTGGCGTGCAGGGTCTAGCCAAATTCTAGACAATACCAATATGCGATTAGCTTCGGGGTTATTTCATGTTGGTATCATAGGCATATTTCTCGGGCATTTCTTTGGCATGTTAACGCCTCACTGGGTCTATGAATCATTTCTGTCATTAGCCGCCAAACAGTTAATTGCGATGATCGCTGGTGGCATTTTTGGCATTATGACCATCGTAGGAGGAGCAATGTTACTGAGACGACGTCTGACTAATGTTCGAGTGCGTGCAACATCATCTTTTGCTGACATCCTCATTCTTACACTCCTTGTCATTCAAGCATGCCTAGGTGTCTTGACGATTCCTTTTTCTGCACAACACTTGGATGGCAGTGAAATGATGAAGTTAGTTGGTTGGGCGCAAGATGTCGTGACATTTCAATCTGGTGCAGCAAGCAACTTAGATGGCGTGAGTTTTATATTTCGCATTCATATGATATTAGGAATGACGATATTCCTTATTTTTCCATTCTGTAGATTGGTTCATATTTGGAGCGTCCCATTTGAATACATTTCAAGACGTTACCAAATAGTAAGAAGTAGAAGGTAA
- the narJ gene encoding nitrate reductase molybdenum cofactor assembly chaperone: MELKSLRLIAALLDYPNCDTWDFPHELIGIVKHCEELNIDQKKILVKFINRILDLELMDAQSNYVDLFDRGRSLSLLLFEHVHGESRDRGQAMIDLMSQYEKVGLHLSGGELPDYLPRYLEYVSQLNEKHAKEGLKNIAPILAIITERLKQRDSYYFDLFKILLELSEGNVDTEALHQQVSNEDEDYTPEALDAIWEEEQIRFLGEEGCNSALQHQHQRRFVNNVSPQYLNISDINGVQQ; the protein is encoded by the coding sequence ATGGAACTGAAATCTCTCAGATTAATTGCGGCCTTATTGGATTATCCGAACTGTGATACTTGGGATTTTCCACATGAATTGATTGGCATCGTAAAACATTGCGAAGAATTAAATATAGATCAAAAGAAAATACTCGTTAAATTTATTAATAGAATTTTAGATTTGGAGCTAATGGATGCACAATCTAATTATGTTGATTTATTTGATCGAGGACGGTCACTATCTCTTCTCTTATTTGAACATGTCCATGGAGAATCAAGAGATAGAGGTCAAGCAATGATTGATTTGATGAGCCAATATGAAAAAGTTGGGTTGCATCTTAGCGGTGGTGAACTTCCTGACTATTTACCTAGATATCTAGAATATGTGTCTCAATTGAATGAAAAACATGCCAAGGAAGGACTGAAAAATATTGCTCCGATTTTAGCAATTATTACTGAACGGTTAAAACAAAGAGACAGTTACTATTTTGATCTATTTAAAATATTGTTGGAGTTATCGGAAGGGAATGTAGACACTGAAGCTTTGCATCAACAAGTATCTAATGAAGATGAGGACTATACACCAGAAGCCTTAGATGCCATTTGGGAAGAAGAACAAATCCGATTTTTAGGTGAAGAAGGATGCAATTCTGCGTTGCAACATCAGCATCAAAGACGATTTGTAAATAATGTTTCACCGCAGTATTTAAACATTAGTGATATTAATGGAGTTCAGCAATGA
- the narH gene encoding nitrate reductase subunit beta — protein MKIRSQVGMVLNLDKCIGCHTCSVTCKNVWTSREGMEYAWFNNVESKPGTGYPSDWENQDKWKGGWIRNIKGKLEPKMGNKIGVMAKLFNNPDMPTIDDYYEPFTFDYEYLQNAPQSKHQPIARPRSLITGQRMDKVEKGPNWEEILGGEFSKRSADQNFNDMQKEMYGQFENTFMMYLPRLCEHCLNPACVATCPSGAIYKREEDGIVLIDQDKCRGWRMCLTGCPYKKIYFNWKSGKSEKCIFCYPRIESGQPTVCSETCVGRIRYLGVILYDADKIEQAASAESTTDLYQNQLDIFLDPNDPEVIEEAFKQGITENVLEAAQKSPVYKMAIDWKLALPLHPEYRTMPMVWYVPPLSPIQSAADAGYLGNNGVLPDIESLRIPVQYLANLLTAGDTAPVLRALKRMLAMRHYKRAETVDGQTDISALEQAGLTAQQAEEMYRYLAIANYEDRFVIPSSHRELAREAFPEAKSCGFSFGNGCHGGDDTRINLFNSQRINSIDITAKTIGDK, from the coding sequence ATGAAAATTCGTTCACAAGTCGGCATGGTATTGAACCTTGATAAATGCATCGGATGTCATACCTGTTCAGTCACCTGTAAAAACGTTTGGACTAGTCGCGAAGGCATGGAATACGCGTGGTTTAATAATGTCGAGAGTAAACCTGGTACAGGGTATCCAAGTGATTGGGAAAACCAAGATAAGTGGAAGGGAGGATGGATTCGAAATATTAAAGGAAAGCTCGAGCCAAAAATGGGCAATAAAATTGGCGTTATGGCGAAACTGTTCAATAACCCAGATATGCCGACCATAGATGATTACTATGAACCGTTCACTTTTGATTACGAGTATCTCCAAAATGCACCACAAAGTAAGCATCAACCGATTGCTCGTCCTCGTTCTCTGATCACTGGTCAGCGGATGGACAAAGTGGAAAAAGGGCCAAACTGGGAAGAAATTCTGGGGGGAGAATTCTCAAAACGCTCTGCTGATCAGAATTTCAATGACATGCAAAAAGAGATGTATGGTCAGTTTGAAAATACGTTCATGATGTATTTACCTCGTTTATGCGAGCACTGTTTAAATCCAGCTTGTGTGGCGACTTGCCCAAGTGGTGCAATATACAAGCGGGAAGAAGACGGTATCGTATTGATTGACCAAGACAAATGTCGTGGATGGAGGATGTGTTTGACAGGATGCCCATACAAAAAGATTTACTTCAACTGGAAGAGCGGCAAATCGGAAAAATGTATCTTCTGTTACCCAAGAATCGAGTCTGGTCAGCCTACTGTGTGTTCAGAAACCTGTGTAGGGCGTATTCGCTACTTAGGTGTGATTCTATACGATGCAGATAAGATTGAGCAGGCGGCGTCCGCAGAAAGTACGACGGATCTTTACCAAAACCAGCTAGATATATTCTTAGACCCGAATGATCCTGAAGTTATAGAAGAGGCCTTCAAACAAGGTATTACGGAAAATGTACTAGAGGCCGCGCAGAAATCACCTGTGTATAAAATGGCGATTGACTGGAAACTTGCGCTGCCTTTGCATCCAGAGTATCGCACCATGCCAATGGTTTGGTATGTACCACCTTTGTCACCAATTCAGTCTGCGGCAGATGCTGGATATCTGGGTAATAATGGCGTTCTTCCAGACATTGAGAGTTTAAGAATCCCTGTGCAATACCTTGCAAATCTTCTGACTGCGGGAGATACCGCTCCTGTGCTACGAGCATTAAAAAGAATGCTTGCGATGCGGCATTACAAACGCGCTGAAACGGTTGATGGGCAAACAGACATTAGTGCATTGGAACAGGCTGGGTTGACAGCACAACAAGCTGAAGAGATGTATCGCTATTTGGCAATTGCAAATTACGAAGACCGATTTGTCATTCCTTCAAGTCATCGAGAACTGGCGCGTGAAGCCTTTCCTGAAGCTAAAAGTTGTGGATTCAGTTTTGGTAACGGATGCCATGGTGGTGATGATACTCGAATCAATCTATTCAATAGTCAGCGTATCAATTCTATAGACATTACCGCTAAGACGATAGGAGACAAGTAA
- a CDS encoding nitrate reductase subunit alpha: MSKFLDRFRYFKQVGDSFSGDHGQTLNTNRDWEDGYRTRWQHDKIVRSTHGVNCTGSCSWKIYVKNGLVTWETQQTDYPRTRPDLPNHEPRGCPRGASYSWYLYSANRLKYPMVRKPLLKLWREAKRRFADPIDAWESIVTNSESTTAYKTARGRGGFVRSSWAEVNEIIAASNIYTIKEHGPDRVVGFSPIPAMSMVSYAAGARYLSLIGGSCLSFYDWYCDLPPASPMTWGEQTDVPESADWYNSSYIIAWGSNIPQTRTPDAHFFTEVRYKGTKTVAITPDYAEVAKLCDHWLNPKQGTDSAVALAMGHVILKEFHVKRQSEYFQNYLRQYSDMPMLVKLEPRADGSYSAGQFLRASELVNNLGESNNPEWKTIAINEVDGEFVAPNGSAGFRWGEKGKWNLEQLAGDGQDNVKLQLGIKDADDTVDVAFPYFGGLEHEHFTHVPLSDLINRKLPAKRITLEDGTETFVTTVYDLTLANYGVKRGLSDPSCAAEYSELKAYSPAWAEKITGVSAEEIIRIATEFADNAEKTRGRSMIIVGAGLNHWYHMDMNYRGLINMLIFCGCVGQSGGGWAHYVGQEKLRPQTGWQPLAFGLDWQKPPRHMNGTSFFYNHSSQWRYEKLKVDELLSPVADKTRYSEHLIDMNVKAERMGWLPSSPQLNVNPLNIAKQAQSSGQSATDYVVNALKEGEIRFASEQPEKHYPRNMFIWRSNLLGSSGKGHEYMLKYLLGTEHGIQGKDLGEFSATKPSEVEWSDQPTQGKLDLVVTLDFRMSSTCLFSDIVLPTATWYEKDDMNTSDMHPFIHPLSAAVDPAWEAKSDWEIYKGITKAFSSLCEGHLGKETDIVTLPIQHDSPAEIAQAFDVKDWKLGECELIPGKTAPHIMAVERDYPNTYARFTSLGPLLSSQGNGGKGINWNTDSEVELLKKLNYVHHEGAAKGLAKIESAIDAAEVILALAPETNGQVAVKAWDALSEFTGREHRHLAINKEEEKIRFRDIQAQPRKIISSPTWSGLEDEHVSYNAGYTNVHELIPWRTVTGRQQLYQDHQWMRDFGESLIAYRPPINTRTVHDIMGKKGNGNKEKALNWITPHQKWGIHSTYSENLLMLTLSRGGPIVWMSEIDAKDLGIEDNDWIEAFNSNGSLTARAVVSQRVPEGMVMMYHAQERLVNLPGGEITGQRGGIHNSVTRVCPKPTHMIGGYVHQAYGFNYYGTVGSNRDEFVVVRRMKEVKWLDGENNDYTQAPNMYSGLVGDK; the protein is encoded by the coding sequence ATGAGCAAGTTTTTGGATCGATTTCGATACTTTAAACAAGTCGGAGATTCGTTTTCTGGTGATCACGGACAAACACTTAATACAAATCGTGATTGGGAAGATGGATACAGGACGCGTTGGCAGCATGATAAAATTGTGCGCTCTACTCACGGCGTAAACTGCACTGGATCTTGTAGTTGGAAAATTTATGTTAAAAATGGGTTGGTGACATGGGAAACTCAACAAACAGATTATCCTAGAACACGTCCAGATCTTCCTAATCATGAGCCGAGAGGATGTCCGCGAGGGGCGAGTTACTCTTGGTACTTATATAGTGCGAATCGTCTCAAGTACCCAATGGTACGTAAGCCGCTATTAAAGCTTTGGCGTGAAGCAAAACGCCGCTTTGCAGATCCTATCGATGCATGGGAATCTATTGTCACTAACTCTGAATCGACGACTGCTTATAAAACAGCGCGAGGACGAGGCGGATTTGTACGTAGTTCTTGGGCTGAAGTTAACGAAATTATTGCCGCATCTAATATATACACCATAAAAGAACATGGACCAGATCGCGTGGTGGGTTTCTCCCCAATTCCAGCTATGTCTATGGTGTCTTACGCCGCTGGTGCGAGATACTTGTCTCTTATTGGTGGTTCCTGTTTGAGTTTTTATGATTGGTATTGTGATTTACCACCAGCATCTCCGATGACGTGGGGGGAGCAAACAGACGTTCCTGAATCAGCAGATTGGTACAATTCTTCATACATTATTGCTTGGGGTTCTAACATCCCTCAAACCCGCACTCCTGATGCGCACTTCTTTACCGAGGTCCGTTATAAAGGGACGAAAACAGTCGCAATTACACCTGATTACGCTGAAGTTGCAAAACTCTGCGATCATTGGCTTAACCCAAAACAAGGTACGGACAGTGCTGTAGCACTCGCAATGGGTCATGTAATTCTTAAAGAATTTCATGTTAAACGTCAGTCCGAATACTTCCAAAACTACTTGCGGCAATACTCAGATATGCCGATGTTGGTGAAGTTGGAGCCTAGAGCTGACGGTAGCTACAGTGCAGGTCAGTTTTTACGTGCATCAGAGCTAGTGAATAACCTCGGAGAGTCCAACAATCCTGAATGGAAAACCATCGCTATTAACGAAGTCGATGGGGAATTCGTTGCACCTAATGGTTCTGCTGGTTTTCGTTGGGGAGAAAAAGGTAAGTGGAATCTTGAGCAGCTAGCGGGAGATGGCCAGGATAATGTGAAGTTGCAATTAGGGATAAAAGATGCGGATGACACCGTTGATGTTGCTTTCCCCTATTTTGGTGGTTTAGAGCACGAACACTTTACTCATGTGCCACTATCAGACCTCATTAATCGCAAGCTGCCAGCCAAACGTATTACTTTGGAAGACGGAACCGAAACATTTGTCACAACCGTATATGATCTGACACTCGCGAATTATGGTGTAAAACGTGGATTAAGTGATCCGAGTTGTGCAGCAGAGTATTCCGAACTCAAAGCCTATTCTCCTGCATGGGCTGAAAAAATCACAGGAGTTTCAGCCGAAGAGATCATTCGAATTGCAACTGAGTTTGCGGATAATGCAGAGAAAACTCGCGGGCGTTCGATGATTATTGTCGGTGCAGGCTTGAACCACTGGTACCACATGGATATGAACTATCGCGGTTTGATCAACATGTTGATCTTCTGTGGCTGTGTTGGGCAAAGTGGCGGTGGTTGGGCGCATTATGTCGGACAAGAAAAACTTCGTCCTCAGACAGGATGGCAACCTCTAGCGTTTGGATTAGATTGGCAGAAGCCTCCTCGTCATATGAATGGCACATCTTTCTTCTACAACCATTCAAGTCAATGGCGATATGAGAAGTTAAAAGTCGATGAATTATTGTCTCCAGTAGCGGATAAAACGCGCTACAGCGAACACTTGATCGATATGAACGTTAAAGCAGAGCGAATGGGATGGTTACCTTCGTCACCACAACTTAACGTAAACCCGTTGAATATTGCCAAACAGGCACAAAGCTCAGGACAGTCAGCAACTGATTACGTTGTGAATGCGTTGAAAGAAGGCGAGATTCGTTTCGCATCAGAACAACCTGAAAAACACTATCCACGAAATATGTTTATATGGCGTTCGAACTTACTTGGCTCGTCGGGCAAAGGTCACGAATACATGCTCAAATATTTACTCGGAACCGAGCATGGTATTCAAGGTAAAGATCTGGGCGAGTTTAGTGCAACAAAACCGAGTGAAGTGGAATGGAGTGATCAACCAACACAAGGCAAGCTTGACCTCGTTGTGACGCTAGATTTTCGTATGTCGAGCACGTGTTTATTCTCGGATATCGTTCTTCCAACCGCAACGTGGTACGAAAAAGATGATATGAACACGTCGGATATGCATCCATTTATTCATCCTCTATCGGCAGCGGTTGATCCAGCATGGGAAGCAAAGTCTGACTGGGAAATCTACAAAGGCATTACCAAAGCATTTTCGAGTCTTTGTGAAGGCCATTTGGGTAAAGAAACCGATATTGTTACTTTACCTATACAGCATGATTCTCCAGCGGAAATAGCGCAGGCATTTGATGTTAAAGATTGGAAACTTGGCGAATGCGAGTTGATCCCTGGTAAAACTGCGCCACATATTATGGCCGTGGAACGTGATTATCCTAATACCTATGCACGATTCACTTCTCTAGGGCCTCTATTAAGTAGTCAAGGTAATGGTGGTAAAGGAATCAACTGGAATACCGACAGTGAAGTTGAGCTACTTAAAAAACTCAATTATGTCCATCATGAAGGAGCCGCAAAAGGACTCGCCAAAATTGAATCAGCCATTGATGCAGCAGAAGTGATCTTGGCCCTAGCGCCAGAAACGAACGGGCAAGTGGCAGTAAAAGCATGGGATGCATTAAGTGAATTTACAGGGCGCGAGCACCGACACTTGGCCATCAATAAAGAAGAAGAAAAAATTCGCTTTAGAGATATTCAAGCACAACCACGAAAAATCATATCGAGTCCAACATGGTCTGGGTTGGAAGATGAACATGTGTCCTACAACGCTGGTTATACCAATGTCCATGAATTGATACCGTGGCGAACAGTAACAGGGCGTCAACAGTTATATCAAGATCACCAATGGATGAGAGATTTTGGTGAGAGTTTAATTGCTTATCGCCCACCTATTAATACTCGTACTGTTCACGACATTATGGGCAAGAAGGGCAATGGCAACAAAGAGAAAGCGTTGAACTGGATTACGCCACACCAAAAGTGGGGAATTCACTCTACGTACAGCGAAAACTTGCTGATGCTGACATTATCACGTGGTGGCCCAATTGTGTGGATGAGTGAAATAGATGCAAAAGATCTTGGTATTGAAGATAACGACTGGATCGAAGCATTTAACTCGAATGGCTCATTAACGGCGCGGGCTGTGGTCAGTCAACGTGTGCCTGAAGGGATGGTCATGATGTACCACGCACAAGAGCGCCTTGTTAACTTGCCAGGTGGTGAGATTACTGGACAACGAGGTGGGATACATAACTCTGTCACTAGGGTATGTCCAAAACCTACTCATATGATCGGCGGCTATGTGCATCAGGCTTATGGCTTTAACTACTACGGAACAGTAGGTTCGAACAGAGATGAATTTGTTGTTGTTCGTCGAATGAAGGAAGTCAAATGGCTAGATGGCGAAAACAACGACTATACACAAGCACCGAATATGTACAGTGGTTTAGTGGGAGATAAATAA